The following coding sequences are from one Sphingobium sp. V4 window:
- a CDS encoding fumarylacetoacetate hydrolase family protein has protein sequence MSASSSMADAIAKGFLSARRAAQGLADYPGTVPDTLTEAYAIQDAALARVEDRVAGWKVGRILPPLSDQYGSDRLAGPILARTVAAIESHTRGLVFADGFGAIEAEFLFRIGKTPPAGMTHFTLEEAADHVDAVHIGVEIASSPFVGINAMGPAVTVSDFGNNNGLLIGPAVPDWTSGAYAEQSVTTRIDGTEVGTGAASAFSHGALGSVRFLLENLASRGIAIQSGWWVSTGAVTGVHPVRPGQEVEMDFGPLGTLHCRIDAQEPQ, from the coding sequence GCCGATGCCATCGCGAAAGGCTTTCTGTCGGCACGCAGGGCAGCACAGGGCCTTGCGGATTATCCCGGCACGGTGCCTGACACGCTGACAGAAGCCTATGCCATCCAGGATGCGGCGCTGGCCCGCGTGGAAGACAGGGTGGCCGGTTGGAAGGTCGGACGCATCCTGCCCCCGCTTTCCGACCAATATGGCAGCGATCGCCTCGCCGGCCCGATCTTGGCCCGCACGGTCGCGGCGATCGAATCCCATACCCGCGGATTGGTCTTCGCCGACGGCTTCGGCGCGATCGAAGCCGAATTTCTCTTCCGGATCGGCAAGACACCGCCAGCGGGAATGACGCACTTCACGCTGGAGGAGGCAGCCGATCATGTCGATGCTGTGCATATCGGCGTCGAGATTGCCAGTTCACCCTTCGTCGGCATCAACGCGATGGGACCGGCGGTGACGGTGTCCGACTTCGGCAATAACAATGGCCTGCTGATCGGTCCGGCGGTGCCGGACTGGACCAGCGGCGCCTATGCGGAGCAAAGTGTGACGACCCGCATCGACGGTACGGAGGTCGGCACCGGTGCCGCATCAGCCTTCTCACACGGCGCCTTGGGGTCTGTCCGCTTCCTCCTCGAAAATCTTGCCTCGCGGGGAATTGCCATCCAGTCGGGCTGGTGGGTATCGACAGGCGCTGTCACCGGTGTACATCCGGTGCGGCCGGGGCAGGAAGTGGAGATGGATTTCGGGCCGCTCGGCACCCTCCATTGCCGGATCGACGCGCAAGAGCCGCAATAA
- a CDS encoding MFS transporter yields the protein MKEVAKQAPQVGRYRWVIVGLLFAATAINYVDRQMIGVLKPTLAQEMAWSETDYANIVFWFQAAYAVGYLGFGRIVDVIGARMGYAVAVVIWTIAHMAHGGVHGVTQFAMARFGLGVGESGNFPAGIKAVAEWFPQKERAFAIGLFNAGANVGAIVTPLLVPWLTVAYGWRVAFYATGIFGIVWLIAWLAIYRRPEEHPKVSADELAYIQQDPADPVQKIGWGRIATVKETWAYAIGKFCIDPIWWFFLFWLPGYLGTRYGLDLVSFGPPLVAIYLLSDGGSIFGGWLSSRLMKAGKSVNAARKLTMLICAFAVVPIFFAQEIDNLWLAVLVIGIATAAHQAFSANLYTLPSDIFPRGAVGSVVGIGGTMGAVGGMAMAKYAGYILDGIGSYTPLFAVAGSAYFIALAAVHLLSPRLERVTV from the coding sequence ATGAAGGAAGTTGCTAAGCAGGCGCCGCAGGTCGGGCGCTATCGCTGGGTGATAGTCGGCCTGCTGTTCGCGGCTACCGCGATCAACTATGTCGACCGGCAGATGATCGGCGTGCTGAAACCGACGCTGGCCCAGGAAATGGCCTGGTCGGAAACCGATTATGCCAATATCGTCTTCTGGTTCCAGGCCGCCTATGCGGTCGGCTATCTGGGCTTTGGCCGCATCGTCGACGTGATTGGCGCGCGAATGGGCTATGCCGTGGCGGTCGTGATCTGGACGATCGCGCATATGGCGCATGGCGGTGTCCATGGCGTGACCCAGTTCGCAATGGCCCGCTTCGGGCTCGGCGTCGGTGAATCCGGCAATTTCCCCGCAGGCATCAAGGCCGTTGCCGAATGGTTCCCGCAGAAGGAGCGCGCCTTCGCTATCGGCCTGTTCAACGCCGGTGCCAATGTCGGCGCGATCGTGACGCCGCTTCTCGTCCCCTGGTTGACGGTGGCTTATGGCTGGCGCGTCGCTTTCTATGCCACAGGCATTTTCGGCATCGTCTGGCTGATCGCCTGGCTCGCCATCTATCGCCGGCCGGAGGAACATCCCAAGGTTTCGGCCGACGAACTCGCCTATATCCAACAGGATCCCGCCGACCCGGTGCAGAAGATCGGGTGGGGCCGCATCGCCACGGTAAAGGAAACCTGGGCCTATGCGATCGGCAAGTTCTGCATCGACCCGATCTGGTGGTTTTTCCTCTTCTGGCTGCCCGGCTATCTCGGGACCCGCTACGGTCTCGACCTGGTCAGCTTCGGGCCACCGCTGGTGGCGATCTACCTCCTCTCGGACGGTGGCAGCATCTTCGGCGGGTGGCTGTCGAGCCGACTCATGAAAGCCGGGAAGAGCGTCAACGCCGCGCGCAAGTTGACGATGCTGATCTGCGCCTTCGCGGTGGTGCCGATCTTCTTCGCGCAGGAAATCGACAATCTGTGGCTCGCCGTGCTCGTGATCGGCATAGCCACCGCTGCGCATCAGGCCTTTTCGGCCAATCTCTATACCCTCCCCTCGGACATCTTCCCGCGGGGCGCTGTGGGTTCGGTGGTCGGCATCGGCGGCACGATGGGCGCGGTCGGCGGCATGGCGATGGCCAAATATGCCGGCTATATCCTTGATGGTATTGGCAGTTACACGCCGCTCTTCGCAGTAGCTGGAAGCGCCTATTTCATTGCGCTGGCCGCAGTTCACCTGCTTTCCCCCCGGCTGGAACGCGTCACCGTCTGA
- a CDS encoding SDR family NAD(P)-dependent oxidoreductase: MLEFAGRTAFVTGGANGIGLGLACALLAQGCKVAIADIREDALAAALKTLDNQAVTAVHVDVASRAGFAQAADRAEAALGPVSLLFNNAGINLFQTIDESSYDDWDWVMGVNLHGVINGIMTFAPRMKEAGLGGHIVNTASMASFLCGGAPGIYNTTKFAVRGMSESLRYSLAPHGIGVSVLCPGLVKSHIYASDEVRPTGLSADAKPVDGAAVERLAQLHQFGMEPDVIAARTLAAMRENRFHIFPHPEFRDELATVFEEILADFRDYPQDVGFDQRVGFEKMRRESYARARQAARERA, encoded by the coding sequence ATGCTGGAATTTGCAGGCCGCACAGCCTTTGTGACCGGCGGCGCGAACGGGATCGGCCTGGGCCTTGCGTGCGCCCTGCTGGCGCAAGGGTGCAAGGTCGCGATCGCCGACATTCGCGAGGATGCGCTGGCCGCCGCGCTCAAGACGCTCGACAATCAGGCGGTCACAGCTGTCCATGTCGACGTCGCGTCCCGCGCCGGCTTCGCGCAGGCAGCCGACCGGGCGGAAGCGGCGCTGGGACCGGTCAGCCTGCTGTTCAACAATGCCGGTATCAACCTGTTCCAGACCATCGACGAGTCCAGCTATGATGATTGGGACTGGGTCATGGGGGTCAATCTGCACGGCGTCATCAATGGTATCATGACCTTTGCGCCGCGCATGAAAGAGGCGGGGCTTGGCGGCCATATCGTCAACACCGCATCGATGGCGAGTTTCCTGTGCGGCGGTGCGCCAGGCATCTACAACACCACAAAATTCGCGGTGCGTGGCATGAGCGAATCCCTGCGCTACAGCCTGGCGCCGCACGGCATCGGCGTTTCGGTACTTTGCCCAGGTCTGGTTAAGAGCCATATCTACGCCAGCGACGAAGTCCGCCCGACGGGCCTCAGCGCCGATGCCAAGCCCGTGGACGGGGCAGCGGTCGAGCGGCTGGCCCAACTGCACCAGTTCGGCATGGAACCGGACGTCATCGCCGCGCGGACGCTGGCGGCGATGCGGGAAAACCGCTTCCACATCTTCCCGCATCCCGAATTTCGCGACGAACTCGCAACAGTGTTCGAAGAGATACTGGCGGATTTTCGGGACTATCCGCAGGATGTCGGTTTCGACCAGCGCGTCGGCTTCGAAAAGATGCGGCGGGAGAGCTACGCCAGGGCGCGGCAGGCAGCGCGCGAACGGGCTTAG
- a CDS encoding MFS transporter: MALAPAPIATDNPWNEDETTSPDPARPGLQPYSMTAAYWALFVIILATFITFFEQVVFAMLAERIKADFGLSDSQLGFLAGPASIICYLFVGIPLARLADIFPRKYVLAGGCAALGVITSLGGIAQTFGQFVGTRVFLAAGGSAHAPSSYSLLADAFPPRILTRAFALLQFGFIGGTTLGPAIGGLLIATAAGWAPTEHGGLTILGWQWLMIWLGLPALLVALLFLTIREPPRQTPPVGSITPPADASLGRRILTFTGLDAARAIHAKRRVYYPLFAGLALSAIEVFGLQFWRVPFMIRTYGWNEAQIGAVMGSMTLLASLTGLLLGGIFVEWLAKRHADANVRAAAIFFGCVTICAILAPLMPNGYASLGVASFGAMFGIAGAVPQNAAIQRVAPNAMRGQVTAIYLFMFTFFGAMGSFLVGLVQDYVIGDPSQLWKSLVLTAGVLLPIATLCMVRAIRPYREEVERLAAEVA, encoded by the coding sequence ATGGCCCTGGCGCCCGCGCCTATTGCGACCGACAATCCGTGGAACGAGGATGAGACGACATCCCCGGATCCAGCCCGACCGGGATTGCAACCCTATTCGATGACTGCCGCCTATTGGGCGCTGTTCGTCATCATCCTTGCCACGTTCATCACCTTCTTCGAGCAGGTCGTCTTCGCCATGCTGGCGGAGCGGATCAAGGCGGATTTCGGACTGTCGGATTCGCAGCTTGGCTTCCTGGCCGGTCCGGCCAGCATCATCTGCTATCTGTTCGTCGGCATCCCGCTGGCGCGCCTGGCGGACATCTTTCCGCGCAAATATGTTCTGGCAGGCGGGTGCGCAGCGCTGGGCGTCATCACATCGCTCGGCGGCATCGCCCAGACCTTCGGCCAGTTCGTCGGAACCCGGGTCTTCCTGGCGGCGGGGGGATCGGCCCATGCGCCTTCCTCCTACTCTCTGCTGGCCGACGCCTTTCCGCCCCGCATCCTCACCCGCGCCTTTGCGCTGCTGCAATTCGGCTTCATTGGCGGCACGACGCTGGGGCCGGCAATCGGCGGGCTTCTGATCGCGACGGCGGCGGGGTGGGCGCCAACCGAGCACGGGGGCCTGACCATATTGGGCTGGCAATGGCTGATGATCTGGCTGGGGCTGCCGGCCCTGCTGGTCGCGCTGCTGTTCCTGACGATCAGGGAGCCACCGCGCCAAACGCCCCCGGTCGGAAGCATCACGCCGCCGGCTGACGCATCGCTGGGCCGCCGCATCCTGACCTTCACCGGGCTGGACGCCGCCCGGGCGATCCATGCCAAGCGTCGTGTTTATTATCCGCTGTTCGCAGGCCTCGCGCTGAGCGCGATCGAGGTGTTCGGCCTGCAATTCTGGCGCGTTCCCTTCATGATCCGCACCTATGGCTGGAACGAGGCACAAATCGGCGCTGTCATGGGGAGCATGACGCTGCTCGCCTCTCTGACCGGGTTGCTGCTGGGCGGCATCTTCGTCGAATGGCTGGCCAAGCGTCATGCCGATGCCAATGTGCGCGCCGCCGCGATCTTCTTCGGCTGTGTGACGATATGCGCCATCCTCGCCCCGCTGATGCCCAATGGCTATGCCTCGCTGGGCGTCGCCAGCTTCGGCGCGATGTTCGGCATTGCCGGCGCAGTGCCGCAGAACGCGGCCATCCAGCGCGTCGCCCCCAACGCCATGCGCGGCCAGGTGACGGCCATCTACCTGTTCATGTTCACCTTTTTCGGGGCGATGGGCAGCTTCCTGGTCGGGCTGGTGCAGGATTATGTCATCGGCGACCCCAGCCAACTGTGGAAGTCGCTGGTTCTGACGGCCGGCGTGCTTCTGCCGATCGCCACCCTCTGCATGGTCCGCGCCATCCGCCCCTATCGCGAGGAAGTGGAGCGGCTGGCCGCCGAAGTCGCGTAA
- a CDS encoding nuclear transport factor 2 family protein, which translates to MSDADRIARLEQSVADLATRLQRREDELDVRKLQHLYGYLIDKCLYNETVDLFTDDGEVRFFGGVWRGKAGIRRLYVERFQARFTHGTNGPIDGFLLDHPQLQDIVDIDPDGITAHARARSMMQAGRHKDYADPTNPMLGARQWWEGGIYENTYKKVDGIWRIEILNYMPQWHADFDKGWANTPAEYVPFPKITWPEDPTGPDALIEDHWLWPTHKMVPFHMVHPVTGKEIVAERWQGDIDRERAAREAVSA; encoded by the coding sequence ATGTCCGACGCCGACCGCATCGCCCGCCTGGAACAGTCGGTCGCTGACCTCGCGACTCGTCTGCAACGGCGCGAGGATGAGCTGGATGTGCGAAAGCTCCAGCATCTCTACGGCTATCTGATCGACAAATGCCTCTATAACGAAACAGTCGATCTGTTTACCGACGACGGCGAAGTCCGCTTTTTCGGGGGCGTCTGGCGCGGCAAGGCGGGCATCCGCCGTCTCTATGTCGAGCGCTTCCAGGCGCGCTTCACCCATGGCACCAACGGACCGATCGACGGCTTCCTGCTCGACCATCCGCAGTTGCAGGACATTGTCGATATCGATCCTGATGGCATCACCGCCCATGCCCGCGCGCGGTCGATGATGCAGGCGGGGCGGCACAAGGATTATGCCGATCCTACCAACCCGATGCTCGGCGCGCGCCAGTGGTGGGAAGGCGGCATCTACGAAAATACCTACAAGAAGGTGGACGGCATCTGGCGCATCGAGATATTGAACTACATGCCGCAATGGCACGCCGATTTCGACAAGGGCTGGGCGAACACGCCCGCCGAATATGTGCCCTTCCCCAAGATCACTTGGCCCGAAGACCCGACCGGCCCCGATGCGCTGATCGAAGATCATTGGTTGTGGCCGACGCACAAAATGGTGCCGTTCCACATGGTCCATCCGGTAACGGGCAAGGAAATCGTCGCCGAACGTTGGCAGGGCGATATCGACCGCGAACGCGCGGCGCGCGAAGCCGTGAGCGCCTGA
- a CDS encoding NAD-dependent succinate-semialdehyde dehydrogenase, whose product MAYPDLYLMIDGQRLSGGGRRTHKVVNPATGEAIADLPLADAADLDAALAAAQRGFHRWRDSTPHERAAVLQGAARLMVERQEELARIATLEQGKTLAEARIEVMMNVGLFNFYAGEVFRLYGRALVRPAGQRSTVTKEPVGPVAAFAPWNFPLGNPGRKLGAPIAAGCSVILKAAEETPASALGVLQCLLDAGLPRGVAQAVFGVPDEVSRHLLGSPIIRKMSFTGSTVVGKHLAKLAAEDCKRTTMELGGHGPVLVFADADIERALDTVVAGKYRNAGQVCVSPTRFIVETGVHDRFLAGFVERAKKVTVGDGSDAASIMGPMANARRLDAMDRLIGDAVAKGAKLEAGGERIGNAGYFFAPTVLSCTPLNAAIMNEEPFGPVALINAYADESAMIAEANRLPYGLAAYAWTSDAARQRRIARAVEAGMVGINTAMIGGSDSPFGGVKWSGHGAEDGPEGIDACLVTKAIHEG is encoded by the coding sequence ATGGCCTATCCCGACCTTTATCTTATGATCGATGGCCAGCGGCTGTCGGGCGGCGGGCGACGCACCCATAAGGTCGTCAACCCCGCCACCGGCGAGGCGATCGCCGACCTGCCGCTGGCCGATGCGGCGGATCTGGATGCGGCGCTGGCGGCGGCGCAGCGCGGCTTCCACCGTTGGCGCGATTCAACGCCCCATGAGCGGGCGGCCGTGCTGCAAGGCGCGGCCCGGCTGATGGTCGAGCGGCAGGAGGAACTGGCCCGCATCGCCACGCTGGAACAGGGCAAGACGCTGGCCGAAGCGCGCATCGAAGTGATGATGAATGTCGGCCTGTTCAATTTCTACGCGGGCGAAGTCTTCCGCCTCTACGGCCGGGCGCTGGTGCGTCCGGCCGGGCAGCGATCGACCGTGACTAAGGAGCCGGTCGGCCCGGTCGCAGCCTTTGCGCCCTGGAATTTCCCGCTCGGCAATCCCGGCCGCAAGCTGGGCGCGCCGATCGCGGCGGGATGTTCGGTCATATTGAAGGCGGCGGAGGAAACCCCAGCATCCGCGCTGGGGGTTCTCCAATGCCTGCTCGACGCGGGCCTTCCCCGCGGCGTCGCGCAGGCGGTGTTCGGCGTGCCCGACGAGGTGTCGCGCCACCTGCTCGGCTCGCCCATCATCCGCAAGATGAGCTTTACCGGCTCCACCGTCGTCGGCAAGCATCTGGCGAAGCTGGCGGCGGAGGATTGCAAGCGCACGACCATGGAACTGGGCGGCCATGGCCCGGTGCTGGTCTTCGCCGATGCCGACATCGAGCGGGCGCTCGATACGGTGGTGGCGGGCAAATATCGAAATGCCGGGCAGGTATGCGTGTCGCCCACCCGCTTCATCGTGGAAACGGGCGTGCATGATCGCTTTCTTGCGGGCTTTGTCGAGCGGGCGAAGAAGGTAACGGTCGGCGACGGATCGGACGCTGCCAGCATCATGGGACCGATGGCGAATGCGCGGCGGCTGGACGCGATGGACCGGCTGATCGGCGACGCGGTGGCCAAGGGCGCCAAGCTGGAGGCGGGTGGCGAACGGATCGGCAATGCGGGCTATTTCTTTGCCCCCACCGTGCTATCGTGCACGCCGCTGAACGCCGCCATCATGAACGAGGAGCCGTTCGGTCCCGTCGCGCTCATCAACGCCTATGCTGATGAATCCGCGATGATCGCGGAGGCCAATCGCCTGCCCTATGGCCTGGCCGCTTATGCCTGGACCAGTGACGCCGCACGGCAACGCCGCATCGCGCGGGCAGTCGAGGCCGGGATGGTCGGCATCAACACAGCGATGATCGGCGGGTCGGATTCACCGTTCGGCGGGGTCAAATGGTCGGGCCACGGCGCGGAGGACGGCCCGGAAGGGATCGACGCCTGCCTCGTCACCAAAGCCATCCATGAAGGATAA
- a CDS encoding amidohydrolase family protein: MRHELKTGGDRGYLRIATEEAFATREQIDAYLRMVRDGTADRGMVSLWGFYAQSPSERATQIIDRLLDLGGRRLADMDATGIDVAILSLTSPGVQPLLDTDEAKAMVARANNHLADRCAAHPTRFVGMTSIAPQDPDWSAAEIRRGAGELGFKGVMVNSHTQGEYLDDAKFDPIFRALADTGQPLYIHPSTPPDAMIGPMLDAGLDGAIFGFGVETGMHLLRLITIGIFDRYPDLQIVVGHMGEALPYWLYRLDYMHQAGVRSQRYERMKPLKKSIHDYMRSNVCVTTSGMAWAPAIQFAQQVLGEDRVMYAMDYPYEYVADEVRTHDLLDITDEAKRKLMQANAERVFNL; encoded by the coding sequence ATGCGCCATGAACTCAAGACCGGCGGCGACCGCGGCTATCTGCGCATTGCCACTGAAGAAGCCTTCGCCACGCGCGAGCAGATCGACGCCTATCTCCGCATGGTGCGCGATGGAACCGCCGACCGGGGCATGGTGTCGCTCTGGGGCTTCTATGCCCAGTCGCCGTCCGAGCGCGCCACCCAGATAATTGACCGGCTGCTCGACCTGGGCGGCCGCCGGCTGGCGGACATGGATGCGACCGGCATCGACGTGGCGATCCTGTCGTTGACTTCGCCGGGGGTGCAGCCGCTACTCGACACGGATGAGGCCAAGGCGATGGTGGCCCGCGCCAACAATCATCTCGCCGATCGCTGCGCCGCCCATCCCACCCGCTTCGTCGGCATGACGTCGATCGCGCCGCAAGACCCGGACTGGTCCGCCGCCGAAATCCGGCGCGGCGCGGGCGAACTCGGCTTCAAGGGAGTGATGGTCAACAGCCACACCCAAGGCGAATATCTGGACGATGCCAAGTTCGACCCGATTTTCCGCGCCCTCGCCGATACCGGCCAGCCGCTTTACATCCACCCGTCCACCCCGCCCGACGCGATGATCGGGCCGATGCTGGACGCGGGGCTGGACGGCGCGATCTTCGGCTTTGGCGTCGAGACGGGGATGCACCTGTTGCGGCTCATCACCATTGGCATTTTTGATCGCTATCCCGACTTGCAGATCGTCGTCGGCCATATGGGCGAAGCCTTGCCCTATTGGCTCTATCGCCTTGACTATATGCACCAGGCGGGCGTGCGGTCGCAGCGCTATGAGCGGATGAAGCCGCTCAAGAAAAGCATCCACGATTATATGCGGTCGAATGTCTGCGTGACCACCAGCGGCATGGCATGGGCACCGGCGATCCAATTCGCGCAGCAGGTGCTGGGCGAGGACCGGGTCATGTATGCGATGGACTATCCCTATGAATATGTGGCGGACGAGGTGCGGACCCACGATCTGCTGGACATTACCGACGAAGCCAAGCGCAAGCTGATGCAGGCCAATGCCGAGCGTGTGTTCAACCTGTGA
- a CDS encoding MFS transporter has translation MTAAPPSRATAYYALALVAGTNLVSLLDRNILAILAPAIKADLKIGDAEMGLLYGTVFALFYALFSLPLGRLADGWIRTKLLAITIGFWSLATGGAALATGFFTLMLSRLCVGIGEAASQPAGTSLTYDYFPREKRGMVMAVMAAAIAIGLGGSLIIGGMAAQWWDARYAAGAAPLSLKGWQFAFAVAATPGFLIAVLMSRLPEPQRGAMDGIPTAHDPHPFRASLDVLGAVTPGFHWLSLARMRATTRDWALNIGLLALIIVAMLLAIGWAEAFSPRPPLLLGSVSISPHVVQWSVIGFGAFVIANLLQNLKGRDPVAFALITRNPSLLLCIAAGALQSVINYGVMGFTPSFLMNSYGLSPADTGLQFGLLSAALGVVGPLIAGPLSDRIGANRLSRRVWVALFAMGLSPCLALWVYRAPEAGDFYLRFTLYSLVLTMWMPPLYAVLFEQVLPRMRGLTVSLYIVVSTIFGLGIGPYAVGMISDARGGDLGGAILSINWVAPPLILLLLLLLLRVERDHERLLPRARTAGEAV, from the coding sequence GTGACCGCAGCGCCCCCTTCGCGCGCCACGGCCTATTATGCACTGGCGCTGGTGGCCGGAACCAACCTGGTCAGCCTGCTCGACCGCAATATCCTGGCCATCCTGGCCCCCGCGATCAAGGCGGACCTCAAGATCGGCGACGCGGAAATGGGGCTGCTCTACGGCACCGTCTTCGCGCTCTTCTACGCGCTGTTTTCGCTGCCCTTGGGGCGGCTGGCGGACGGTTGGATACGCACGAAGCTGCTGGCGATCACCATCGGCTTCTGGTCGCTCGCCACCGGGGGCGCAGCCTTGGCCACCGGCTTCTTCACCCTGATGCTCTCACGCCTGTGCGTCGGCATCGGCGAGGCGGCGTCGCAGCCTGCAGGCACCAGCCTTACCTACGATTATTTCCCCCGCGAGAAGCGCGGCATGGTGATGGCGGTGATGGCCGCGGCGATCGCCATTGGGCTGGGCGGGTCGCTCATCATCGGCGGTATGGCGGCGCAATGGTGGGACGCGCGCTATGCCGCGGGCGCCGCGCCGCTAAGTCTGAAAGGCTGGCAATTCGCCTTTGCTGTGGCCGCGACGCCTGGCTTCCTCATTGCCGTCCTGATGAGCCGGCTGCCCGAACCGCAGCGCGGCGCAATGGACGGCATTCCGACCGCCCACGATCCCCATCCCTTCCGCGCCAGCTTGGACGTGCTGGGCGCGGTGACGCCCGGCTTTCACTGGCTCAGCCTGGCGCGAATGCGGGCGACGACGCGGGACTGGGCGCTGAACATCGGCCTGCTGGCTCTGATCATCGTCGCGATGCTGCTGGCGATCGGCTGGGCCGAAGCCTTCTCGCCCCGTCCGCCTCTGCTTCTTGGCAGCGTGTCGATCAGCCCCCATGTCGTGCAATGGAGCGTGATCGGCTTTGGCGCCTTCGTCATTGCCAACCTGCTGCAAAATCTCAAAGGCCGCGATCCGGTCGCCTTCGCGCTCATCACCCGCAATCCCTCGCTGCTGCTCTGCATCGCGGCGGGCGCACTCCAGAGCGTCATCAATTATGGAGTGATGGGCTTTACCCCGTCCTTCCTGATGAATAGCTACGGCCTCTCGCCTGCCGACACCGGTTTGCAATTCGGGCTGCTGTCCGCCGCGCTCGGCGTCGTCGGGCCTCTGATCGCCGGGCCATTGTCCGACCGGATCGGCGCGAACCGCCTGTCGCGCCGCGTTTGGGTGGCGCTGTTCGCCATGGGGCTGTCGCCCTGCCTGGCGCTCTGGGTCTATCGGGCGCCCGAAGCCGGCGACTTCTACCTGCGCTTCACCCTCTACAGCCTGGTGCTGACCATGTGGATGCCGCCGCTCTATGCCGTCCTGTTCGAACAGGTGCTGCCACGGATGCGCGGGCTGACGGTCAGCCTCTACATCGTCGTTTCGACCATATTCGGCCTCGGCATCGGTCCCTATGCGGTGGGCATGATAAGCGATGCGCGGGGCGGCGACCTCGGCGGGGCGATCCTGTCGATCAATTGGGTCGCGCCGCCCCTGATACTGCTGTTGCTGCTGCTGCTGCTGCGCGTCGAGCGGGACCATGAAAGGCTGCTCCCCCGCGCGCGAACGGCGGGGGAGGCCGTCTGA
- a CDS encoding carotenoid oxygenase family protein: protein MAHFPDTPSFTGFNTPSRIEGDVADLDVEGAVPRELDGAFYRVQPDPQFPPLLGDDIAFNGDGMISMFRFRDGKVDLRQRWAKTDKWRLEHEAGRALFGAYRNPLTDDESVSGRIRGTANTTALVHGGRLYALKEDSPALVMDPATLETDGYTRFDGKMTGQTFTAHPKIDPATGDMIAFGYAAKGLLTRDMTYYEVAPDGTLKRELWFELPYYAMMHDFAITPDYALFHVVPSTSSWDRLEQGLPHFGFDTTLPVYLGVLPRRADATGSDIRWFKRDNCFASHVMNAFQEGTKIHFDTPEAKNNMFPFFPDIHGAPFNPQEAASFLTRWTIDMASNGEDFAAVRRLTDMMGEFPRIDDRYTGLPYRYGWMLVIDPTKPVELKGGSPSGMLMNTLGLIDHRTGEEQKWWCGPVSSLQEPCFIPRSADAPEGDGWIVQLCNRLEEHRSDLLLFDALDIAKGPIAEVRVPIRLRFGLHGNWATAEQIGLSS, encoded by the coding sequence GTGGCGCATTTTCCGGACACACCGTCCTTCACGGGTTTCAACACGCCGTCGCGGATTGAGGGCGACGTTGCCGACCTGGACGTGGAAGGCGCGGTGCCGCGCGAACTGGACGGCGCTTTCTACCGGGTGCAGCCCGATCCGCAGTTTCCGCCCCTGCTCGGCGACGACATCGCCTTCAATGGCGACGGGATGATTTCCATGTTTCGTTTCCGGGATGGCAAGGTGGATCTGCGCCAGCGCTGGGCGAAGACCGACAAGTGGAGGCTGGAACATGAGGCGGGGCGCGCGCTGTTCGGCGCCTATCGCAATCCGCTGACTGACGACGAGTCGGTCAGCGGCAGGATACGTGGCACTGCCAATACCACAGCCCTCGTCCATGGCGGGCGGCTTTATGCGCTGAAGGAGGACAGCCCGGCACTGGTGATGGACCCGGCAACGCTGGAAACCGACGGCTATACCCGCTTTGACGGCAAGATGACCGGCCAGACCTTTACCGCCCACCCCAAGATCGATCCCGCAACCGGCGACATGATCGCTTTCGGCTATGCGGCCAAGGGGCTGCTGACGCGCGACATGACCTATTATGAGGTCGCTCCCGACGGGACGCTCAAGCGCGAGCTATGGTTCGAACTGCCCTATTATGCGATGATGCACGACTTTGCGATCACGCCGGATTATGCGCTGTTCCATGTCGTGCCGAGCACATCCAGTTGGGACCGGCTGGAGCAGGGGTTGCCGCATTTCGGCTTCGACACGACGCTGCCGGTCTACCTTGGCGTGCTGCCGCGTCGGGCCGATGCGACGGGGAGCGACATACGCTGGTTCAAGCGCGACAATTGCTTCGCCAGCCATGTCATGAACGCCTTTCAGGAGGGGACGAAAATCCATTTCGACACGCCCGAGGCGAAGAACAACATGTTCCCCTTCTTCCCGGACATCCATGGCGCTCCGTTCAATCCCCAGGAGGCAGCGAGCTTCCTGACGCGCTGGACGATCGACATGGCGTCCAACGGGGAGGATTTTGCGGCGGTACGGCGACTGACCGACATGATGGGCGAGTTTCCCCGCATCGACGATCGCTATACCGGCCTGCCCTATCGCTATGGCTGGATGCTGGTGATCGATCCGACCAAGCCGGTGGAATTGAAGGGCGGCAGTCCGTCCGGGATGTTGATGAACACGCTGGGCCTGATCGACCATCGGACCGGCGAGGAGCAGAAATGGTGGTGCGGGCCGGTTTCCTCTTTGCAGGAGCCCTGCTTCATTCCGCGCAGCGCGGACGCGCCGGAAGGCGATGGCTGGATCGTCCAGCTTTGCAACCGGCTTGAGGAGCATCGCAGCGACCTGCTGCTGTTCGATGCGCTGGACATCGCCAAGGGACCGATTGCGGAGGTGCGAGTGCCGATCCGCTTGCGCTTCGGGCTGCACGGCAATTGGGCGACAGCGGAGCAGATCGGCCTGTCGTCCTGA